In Roseisolibacter agri, a genomic segment contains:
- a CDS encoding ADOP family duplicated permease, producing the protein MPVPDVRHPPPLPRLPLAILRALLPRAERDEVLADLATEYGEHAAAGGQPAASRWLWRQALRSAPALLGWTWWREWTGFEPRANAYRPGGPMLKSWISDARFAARRLRTRRAYTLLAVLTLALGIGGSAAVFGVARPLLFDPLPYAHADEVGTLWMGGWWTEEEFLFLRGKIPGFRQVAAHRPSDVILRGEDGGPTRLLPARQTSWELFDVLGARPMLGRGFREGDDAQGAEPVVVLSYGLWQELGGQPSVIGKRLTIDGAPRTVIGVMPRGFWFPDPAVRLWHARPLNPQGRNGSYSLTGRTLPGVRVDAMQPQLASLAKTLAGRFQYSTAGDKTKDPAVTPLRQELLGSMRPALLATLVVMGLILLIACANVAALMLGQVEGRSSELAVRSALGANRGRLTQQLVVEALLVGVLAAVVGGALAALGFRLLAGALPIGAWAESARFDWTMFVAALVLALAAVLLVVLVPSISLWRGDLRARMGSARTGGIQGRGGRLEGALVVTEVALAMLIASGAALLVRSVSNLYAIDPGIRTEGLAVVDVMSNRSLGAGPRRQTLDEISRAMAALPGVRAVGVAMKLPLRGQGDSFPLSVEGRDAGGQGTNTYFRIVTPNYFETMGIRLRDGRLFDNTDRIFTDADSVDVVMSIVVNEALVKKHFPGENPIGRRLVGGFGAPQRIVGVVSNVAEGNLTDDDEATVYYLAGQAPIFGASASLVLRTADDASAEAVLDDARRTVTTVAPEFAVQGTTTMSRVLDAAVGPARQVMSLLALLSSLALVLGAVGIYGVIAHFAARRKRDWAIKVTLGLMPRRVIGSIVGQGAALVGVGVTIGLVGTAALARLLATFLFGVGTLDPIAFAAAGVALLLVGLAAALIPAWRAGMLNPSVVLREQ; encoded by the coding sequence ATGCCCGTCCCCGACGTCCGTCACCCGCCGCCGCTGCCGCGGCTCCCGCTCGCGATCCTCCGCGCGCTCCTGCCGCGCGCGGAGCGCGACGAGGTGCTCGCCGACCTCGCGACCGAGTACGGCGAGCACGCCGCCGCCGGCGGGCAGCCCGCCGCCAGCCGCTGGCTCTGGCGCCAGGCGCTGCGCTCCGCGCCGGCGCTGCTCGGCTGGACGTGGTGGCGCGAGTGGACCGGATTCGAGCCCCGCGCGAACGCCTATCGGCCCGGAGGGCCCATGCTGAAGAGCTGGATCTCGGACGCGCGCTTCGCCGCGCGCCGCCTGCGCACCCGCCGCGCCTACACGCTGCTCGCCGTCCTCACCCTGGCGCTCGGGATCGGCGGCTCGGCGGCCGTCTTCGGCGTCGCGCGCCCGCTCCTCTTCGACCCGCTGCCCTACGCGCACGCCGACGAGGTGGGCACGCTCTGGATGGGCGGCTGGTGGACCGAGGAGGAGTTCCTCTTCCTGCGCGGGAAGATCCCGGGCTTCCGCCAGGTCGCCGCGCACCGGCCGAGCGACGTGATCCTCCGCGGCGAGGACGGCGGGCCGACGCGCCTCCTCCCCGCGCGGCAGACGTCGTGGGAGCTGTTCGACGTGCTGGGCGCGCGGCCGATGCTCGGGCGCGGCTTCCGCGAGGGCGACGACGCGCAGGGCGCGGAGCCCGTCGTCGTCCTCAGCTACGGCCTGTGGCAGGAGCTCGGCGGCCAGCCGTCGGTGATCGGCAAGCGGCTCACCATCGATGGCGCGCCGCGCACGGTGATCGGCGTCATGCCGCGCGGCTTCTGGTTCCCGGATCCCGCGGTGCGCCTCTGGCACGCGCGCCCGCTCAATCCCCAGGGGCGCAATGGCAGCTACTCGCTCACTGGCCGCACGCTGCCCGGCGTGCGCGTCGACGCGATGCAGCCGCAGCTCGCCAGCCTCGCGAAGACGCTCGCCGGCCGCTTCCAGTACTCGACCGCGGGCGACAAGACGAAAGATCCCGCGGTCACGCCGCTGCGCCAGGAGCTGCTCGGCTCCATGCGCCCGGCGCTGCTCGCGACGCTCGTCGTGATGGGGCTCATCCTGCTGATCGCGTGCGCCAACGTCGCGGCGCTCATGCTCGGCCAGGTCGAGGGCCGGTCGTCGGAGCTCGCAGTGCGCTCGGCGCTCGGCGCGAACCGCGGGCGCCTCACGCAGCAGCTCGTGGTCGAGGCACTGCTCGTCGGCGTGCTGGCCGCGGTGGTCGGTGGCGCGCTCGCGGCGCTCGGCTTCCGCCTGCTCGCGGGCGCGCTGCCGATCGGCGCGTGGGCCGAGAGCGCGCGCTTCGACTGGACGATGTTCGTGGCCGCGCTCGTGCTGGCGCTGGCGGCGGTGCTGCTGGTGGTGCTCGTGCCGTCGATCTCCCTCTGGCGCGGCGACCTGCGCGCGCGCATGGGGAGCGCGCGCACCGGCGGCATCCAGGGGCGCGGCGGACGACTGGAAGGCGCGCTCGTCGTCACCGAGGTCGCGCTCGCGATGCTCATCGCGTCGGGCGCGGCGCTGCTGGTGCGCAGCGTCTCCAACCTCTACGCGATCGATCCCGGCATCCGCACCGAGGGGCTGGCCGTGGTCGACGTGATGTCGAACCGCAGCCTCGGGGCGGGGCCGCGCCGGCAGACGCTCGACGAGATCTCGCGCGCGATGGCCGCGCTGCCGGGCGTGCGCGCGGTCGGTGTCGCGATGAAGCTCCCGCTGCGCGGCCAGGGGGACAGCTTCCCCCTCAGCGTCGAGGGGCGCGACGCGGGCGGGCAGGGGACGAACACGTACTTCCGCATCGTCACGCCGAACTACTTCGAGACGATGGGGATCCGGCTGCGCGACGGGCGGCTGTTCGACAACACGGACCGCATCTTCACCGACGCCGACAGCGTCGACGTGGTGATGTCGATCGTCGTCAACGAGGCGCTGGTGAAGAAGCACTTCCCCGGCGAGAACCCGATCGGCCGGCGGCTGGTGGGCGGCTTCGGCGCGCCGCAGCGCATCGTCGGCGTGGTCTCGAACGTCGCCGAGGGGAACCTCACCGACGACGACGAGGCGACGGTGTACTACCTCGCCGGCCAGGCGCCGATCTTCGGCGCGTCGGCATCGCTGGTGCTGCGCACGGCCGACGACGCGAGCGCCGAGGCGGTGCTGGACGACGCGCGCCGCACGGTGACGACCGTCGCGCCGGAGTTCGCGGTGCAGGGCACGACCACGATGTCGCGCGTGCTCGACGCCGCGGTGGGCCCCGCGCGCCAGGTGATGTCGCTGCTCGCGCTGCTCTCGTCGCTGGCGCTGGTGCTGGGCGCGGTCGGGATCTACGGCGTCATCGCGCACTTCGCGGCGCGCCGCAAGCGCGACTGGGCGATCAAGGTCACGCTCGGCCTCATGCCGCGGCGCGTGATCGGCAGCATCGTCGGGCAGGGCGCGGCGCTGGTGGGCGTCGGCGTGACGATCGGCCTCGTGGGGACCGCGGCGCTGGCGCGGCTGCTGGCCACCTTCCTCTTCGGCGTCGGCACGCTCGATCCGATCGCGTTCGCGGCCGCGGGCGTCGCGCTGCTGCTGGTGGGGCTGGCGGCGGCGCTGATCCCGGCGTGGCGTGCGGGGATGCTGAACCCGTCCGTCGTCCTCCGCGAGCAGTGA
- a CDS encoding PadR family transcriptional regulator encodes MSESPHAPLGVFEEQVVVAVLRTRDEAYGMQVRREIERVTDRDVAIGAVYATLDRLEAKGLLLSTRVRADGPSRRLFAVTPVGARALADTRAMRERLWQGVDVRGLLVLAGT; translated from the coding sequence ATGAGCGAGTCGCCACACGCGCCGCTGGGCGTGTTCGAGGAGCAGGTGGTGGTCGCCGTGCTGCGCACGCGCGACGAGGCGTACGGCATGCAGGTGCGCCGCGAGATCGAGCGCGTCACGGACCGCGACGTCGCGATCGGCGCCGTGTACGCGACGCTCGACCGGCTGGAGGCGAAGGGGCTGCTGCTCTCGACCCGCGTGCGCGCCGACGGTCCGTCGCGCCGGCTGTTCGCGGTGACGCCCGTCGGCGCGCGCGCCCTGGCCGACACGCGCGCGATGCGCGAGCGGCTGTGGCAGGGGGTGGACGTGCGGGGGTTGCTGGTTCTAGCGGGAACCTAG
- a CDS encoding SGNH/GDSL hydrolase family protein, giving the protein MSVPIVRRALLALCVALPLPLPLPLGAQTATADAVAERRRVQEERVHNDWAWLARFRDDNARLGPPRAGERRVVFMGNSITEGWARHFDAMFPGKPYVGRGISGQTTPQMLVRFRQDVVALRPAVVVLLAGTNDIAGNTGPSSLAMIEDNVASMVDVAQANGIRVVLLSVLPAYDYPWKRGLEPAPKIVALNAWLKAHAERRGAVYVDLHAAMRDARDGLRAELSGDGVHPNEAGYRVMAPLVEAGIERALRP; this is encoded by the coding sequence GTGAGCGTCCCCATCGTCCGCCGCGCCCTGCTGGCGCTCTGCGTCGCCCTCCCCCTCCCCCTCCCCCTCCCCCTCGGCGCGCAGACGGCGACCGCGGACGCCGTGGCCGAGCGGCGCCGCGTGCAGGAGGAGCGCGTCCACAACGACTGGGCGTGGCTCGCGCGCTTCCGCGACGACAACGCCCGACTCGGCCCGCCGCGCGCCGGCGAGCGGCGCGTGGTGTTCATGGGCAACTCGATCACCGAGGGGTGGGCGCGCCACTTCGACGCGATGTTCCCCGGGAAGCCGTACGTCGGCCGCGGCATCAGCGGGCAGACGACGCCGCAGATGCTGGTGCGCTTCCGGCAGGACGTCGTCGCGCTGCGCCCCGCGGTCGTCGTGCTGCTCGCCGGCACCAACGACATCGCGGGCAACACGGGCCCGTCGTCGCTGGCGATGATCGAGGACAACGTCGCGTCGATGGTGGACGTCGCGCAGGCGAACGGGATCCGCGTCGTGCTGCTGTCGGTGCTGCCGGCGTACGACTATCCGTGGAAGCGCGGCCTCGAGCCCGCGCCCAAGATCGTCGCGCTCAACGCGTGGCTGAAGGCGCACGCCGAGCGACGCGGCGCCGTGTACGTGGACCTGCACGCGGCGATGCGCGACGCGCGCGACGGCCTGCGCGCGGAGCTGTCGGGCGACGGCGTGCATCCGAACGAGGCGGGGTACCGGGTGATGGCGCCGCTGGTGGAGGCAGGGATCGAGCGGGCGCTCCGACCCTGA
- a CDS encoding amidohydrolase family protein: MKRSIGTTLLLTLAACAPVRAADDATGAAPALAIVGVAVADGTTPALRRDWTVVVRDGRIAAAGPASSVRAPRGATVVDGRGRYLVPGLWDMHVHLDGKDADWLPLLVAHGVTAVRDVGTLRAADADSVRRVAAARGWPVPRVLVAGFVVETPGSLAFMERLATLAASTPHPTPRWHRGHVAVTTPEAALAVCDSVARSGGRMLKFIDPGTPAVHDALARAARTHGLALVGHAPQALRTVGPWRAVDAGQRSFEHLFGWANAIDSMPDASRAALAARIRERDAALVPTLLVSGQDRIPTERFWDLVTDSLGRLDPRNRWISPHERSQWAVRLGMLRDPLRPAPSLEALNRAYDRETAALRVLHRLGAPVLPGTDLGMYLVYPGSSLHEELALLAREVGMTPFDALRSATLASARWAGVADSVGSVRAGQVADLVLLDADPLADVAHLARIRAVVVGGRLHDRTALDAITARAPRPAR; the protein is encoded by the coding sequence ATGAAACGCTCGATCGGCACGACCCTGCTCCTCACGCTCGCCGCGTGCGCGCCCGTGCGCGCGGCCGACGACGCGACCGGTGCGGCGCCAGCGCTCGCGATCGTCGGCGTCGCGGTGGCGGACGGCACCACGCCCGCGCTGCGCCGCGACTGGACGGTCGTCGTGCGCGACGGCCGCATCGCCGCGGCGGGGCCCGCGTCGTCGGTGCGCGCGCCGCGCGGCGCGACGGTCGTCGACGGCAGGGGGCGCTACCTCGTGCCGGGGCTGTGGGACATGCACGTGCACCTCGACGGCAAGGACGCCGACTGGCTGCCGCTGCTGGTCGCGCACGGCGTGACCGCGGTGCGTGACGTCGGCACGCTGCGCGCGGCCGACGCGGACAGCGTGCGCCGCGTGGCGGCGGCGCGCGGGTGGCCGGTGCCGCGCGTGCTGGTCGCGGGCTTCGTCGTCGAGACGCCCGGCAGCCTCGCGTTCATGGAGCGGCTGGCGACGCTCGCCGCGTCGACGCCGCATCCCACGCCGCGCTGGCATCGCGGCCACGTCGCCGTCACCACGCCCGAGGCCGCGCTCGCGGTGTGCGACAGCGTGGCGCGCAGCGGCGGGCGGATGCTCAAGTTCATCGATCCCGGCACGCCCGCGGTGCACGACGCGCTCGCGCGCGCCGCGCGCACGCACGGGCTGGCGCTCGTCGGCCACGCGCCGCAGGCGCTGCGCACGGTGGGGCCGTGGCGCGCGGTGGACGCGGGGCAGCGCAGCTTCGAGCACCTGTTCGGCTGGGCGAACGCGATCGACAGCATGCCCGACGCGTCGCGCGCCGCGCTCGCCGCGCGGATCCGCGAGCGCGACGCGGCGCTCGTGCCGACGCTGCTGGTGTCCGGGCAGGACCGCATCCCCACGGAGCGGTTCTGGGATCTCGTCACCGACTCGCTCGGCCGCCTCGACCCGCGCAACCGGTGGATCTCGCCGCACGAGCGCTCGCAGTGGGCGGTGCGTCTGGGGATGCTGCGCGATCCGCTGCGGCCGGCGCCGTCGCTGGAGGCGCTGAACCGCGCGTACGACCGCGAGACCGCCGCGCTGCGCGTGCTGCACCGGCTGGGCGCGCCCGTGCTGCCGGGCACCGACCTCGGGATGTACCTCGTCTATCCCGGCAGCAGCCTGCACGAGGAGCTCGCGCTGCTGGCGCGCGAGGTCGGGATGACGCCGTTCGACGCGCTGCGCAGCGCGACGCTGGCGTCGGCGCGCTGGGCGGGCGTCGCGGACTCGGTGGGCAGCGTGCGCGCGGGGCAGGTCGCGGATCTCGTGCTGCTGGACGCCGATCCGCTGGCGGACGTCGCGCACCTCGCGCGGATCCGCGCGGTGGTCGTGGGCGGCCGACTCCACGACCGTACCGCGCTGGACGCGATCACCGCGCGCGCACCTCGACCAGCGCGCTGA
- a CDS encoding Ig-like domain-containing protein yields the protein MSALRSARPRAVARATFLAAVALLLSACAVATTGDTAPSIDVVQLSDSVLQLRVGGEGALSARLVDPRGQEVAGRRVFWSVRDTTIAVVSQAGVVRAVGPGTTRVAANVEGRSATASVIVAPRPVSVVRVEPTTVQLAVGGATPLRVRAWDDAGGEVTGAGTVAWSSSDTTIVRVAANGVATAVAPGLAAIIASIDGRTGVVGIVVSPVAVASVALAAERDTLFEGTSTQLTLAVRDAGGAPLGNRPASWASDRPGVAAVSASGVVSAIAPGSATITATVEGHEARATLLVVARPAASVLVSPDASTLYVGGTQRLLALATDASGAVLAGRAATFASDAPSVARVDDAGVVTAVGPGTATITATSEGRRGTATVRVLAVPVTIVEVRPADVALRIGATAALTATPRAEDGSALAGRPVTWSSGAPAIATVSESGEVRGVAPGTALILARAEGASGTVTVRVLPVPVARVVPSPATIALAPGAATQLGVSVLDERGTPLPDRAVAWSTSDASVATVSATGRVSAVAPGTATIRASSEGITGEATVTVAVPPAPAPTPTPTPAPTPTPAPTPAPTPAPAPTPTPTPTPTPPSGGGAGTPAPTPAPAPTPAPTPTPAPTPTPAPTPTPAPTPAPTPTPTPTPSPTPTPAPTPTPTPTPTPTPTPTPAPSPTPAPTPTPTPAPTPTPAPTPTPTPTPAPAPTPTPTPAPTPAPTPTPTPAPTPTPTPTPTPEAPGAITSLRLSQSSVILRVGDQARLDVEALDRNGRVITGLGAPSWSTSDDRVVSLRGNGNVRGESVGRASVTATLGGRSVSALVEVRAR from the coding sequence ATGTCCGCGCTCCGATCCGCTCGCCCGCGTGCCGTCGCACGCGCGACGTTCCTCGCGGCCGTCGCCCTGCTGCTGTCCGCGTGCGCCGTCGCCACGACGGGCGACACGGCGCCGTCCATCGACGTGGTCCAGCTCTCCGACAGCGTGCTGCAGCTGCGCGTGGGCGGCGAGGGCGCGCTCTCGGCACGGCTGGTCGATCCGCGCGGGCAGGAGGTCGCGGGGCGCCGCGTCTTCTGGTCGGTGCGCGACACGACGATCGCGGTGGTGTCGCAGGCGGGCGTGGTGCGCGCGGTGGGTCCGGGCACGACGCGCGTCGCCGCGAACGTCGAGGGGCGGAGCGCGACGGCGAGCGTGATCGTCGCGCCGCGCCCGGTGAGCGTGGTGCGCGTGGAGCCGACGACGGTGCAGCTGGCGGTGGGCGGCGCGACGCCGCTGCGCGTGCGCGCGTGGGACGACGCGGGCGGCGAGGTGACGGGCGCGGGCACCGTGGCGTGGAGCAGCAGCGACACGACGATCGTGCGCGTCGCCGCGAACGGCGTGGCGACCGCGGTCGCGCCGGGGCTCGCGGCGATCATCGCGTCGATCGACGGGCGCACGGGCGTCGTCGGCATCGTCGTGTCGCCGGTCGCGGTGGCGAGCGTCGCGCTGGCGGCCGAGCGCGACACGCTGTTCGAGGGGACGAGCACGCAGCTCACGCTCGCCGTGCGCGACGCCGGCGGCGCGCCGCTCGGCAACCGTCCCGCCAGCTGGGCGAGCGACCGGCCGGGCGTGGCGGCGGTGTCGGCGTCGGGCGTCGTGAGCGCGATCGCGCCGGGGAGCGCGACCATCACGGCGACGGTCGAGGGGCACGAGGCGCGCGCGACGCTGCTGGTGGTCGCGCGCCCGGCGGCGTCGGTGCTGGTGTCGCCCGACGCGAGCACGCTCTACGTGGGCGGCACGCAGCGGCTGCTGGCGCTGGCGACGGACGCGTCGGGCGCGGTGCTCGCGGGCCGCGCGGCGACGTTCGCGAGCGACGCGCCGTCGGTGGCGCGCGTGGACGACGCGGGCGTGGTGACGGCCGTCGGGCCGGGCACCGCGACCATCACCGCGACGAGCGAGGGACGGCGCGGCACGGCGACGGTGCGCGTGCTCGCGGTGCCGGTGACGATCGTGGAGGTGCGCCCCGCGGACGTCGCGCTGCGCATCGGCGCGACCGCCGCGCTGACCGCGACGCCGCGCGCGGAGGATGGATCGGCGCTCGCGGGCCGCCCGGTGACGTGGAGCTCGGGCGCGCCCGCGATCGCGACGGTGAGCGAGAGCGGCGAGGTGCGCGGCGTGGCGCCGGGCACCGCGCTGATCCTGGCGCGCGCGGAGGGCGCATCGGGAACCGTGACGGTGCGCGTGCTGCCGGTGCCGGTCGCGCGCGTGGTGCCGTCGCCGGCGACGATCGCGCTGGCACCGGGCGCCGCGACGCAGCTGGGCGTGTCGGTGCTCGACGAGCGCGGGACGCCGCTGCCGGACCGCGCGGTCGCGTGGTCGACGAGCGACGCGTCGGTGGCGACGGTGTCGGCGACGGGCCGCGTGAGCGCGGTGGCGCCGGGCACGGCGACGATCCGCGCGAGCAGCGAGGGGATCACGGGCGAGGCGACGGTGACGGTCGCGGTGCCGCCGGCGCCCGCGCCGACTCCCACGCCCACGCCTGCGCCGACGCCCACTCCCGCGCCCACTCCCGCGCCCACTCCCGCGCCTGCGCCGACGCCCACTCCGACGCCGACGCCCACGCCGCCGTCCGGTGGCGGTGCCGGAACGCCGGCGCCGACGCCAGCTCCGGCTCCGACGCCAGCTCCGACTCCGACGCCAGCTCCGACTCCGACGCCAGCTCCGACTCCGACGCCGGCACCCACCCCCGCGCCGACTCCCACGCCGACGCCGACACCTTCACCAACGCCGACGCCCGCACCGACGCCGACGCCGACGCCGACGCCGACGCCGACGCCGACGCCGACTCCCGCGCCATCGCCGACTCCAGCACCCACTCCAACACCGACGCCGGCACCCACGCCGACGCCTGCGCCAACTCCGACGCCTACACCGACTCCGGCGCCTGCGCCGACGCCGACACCGACGCCAGCTCCGACACCGGCGCCCACGCCGACGCCAACACCCGCGCCGACGCCGACTCCCACGCCGACCCCGACGCCCGAGGCCCCAGGAGCGATCACGTCGCTTCGCCTCTCGCAGTCGTCGGTCATCCTGCGCGTCGGCGACCAGGCCAGGCTCGACGTCGAGGCGCTCGACCGGAACGGCCGCGTGATCACCGGGCTCGGCGCCCCGTCGTGGAGCACCTCCGACGACCGCGTCGTCAGCCTGCGCGGCAACGGCAACGTGCGCGGCGAGTCCGTGGGACGGGCGAGCGTCACCGCGACGCTCGGCGGCCGCAGCGTCAGCGCGCTGGTCGAGGTGCGCGCGCGGTGA
- a CDS encoding sensor histidine kinase — protein MTAYTDLSLPCPLAPALADSIRAAREELTHRWLERISARVALDPNHVFPTEDLLDHVPLLIDGIAAYLEHPAQGVAADAPVIAKAMELGALRHGQGFDEYQILKEFELLGGIVFSHLIAAVRTMNEPCEKDELLACGHRLFRAVAVIQEASVAHYLQRMRGRLAEREERLRGFNRALTHELKNQIGAVLGAGDLLALEGLPDDQRPRLLDIVRRNAAGMRATLDNLIELSRLDPDSRQQRRVLLPQAVAEAVRQLRDAARMAGVEVRVGELPRVEVSAAAVELATVNYLSNAIKYADPDAPVRWAEVRGHTSEAGPDGAPETVVEVRDNGLGVPEEARAQLFARGFRAHIESVTGVEGTGLGLSIVRDAVEALGGRVWAAFPPEGGACFAFALPARRAGEFATAARPA, from the coding sequence GTGACCGCCTACACGGACCTCTCGCTCCCGTGCCCGCTCGCGCCGGCGCTCGCCGACAGCATCCGCGCGGCGCGCGAGGAGCTCACGCACCGCTGGCTGGAGCGCATCAGCGCGCGCGTCGCGCTCGACCCGAACCACGTCTTCCCGACGGAGGATCTCCTCGACCACGTCCCGCTCCTGATCGACGGGATCGCGGCGTACCTGGAGCATCCCGCGCAGGGCGTCGCCGCCGACGCGCCCGTGATCGCCAAGGCGATGGAGCTCGGCGCGCTGCGCCACGGGCAGGGCTTCGACGAGTACCAGATCCTCAAGGAGTTCGAGCTGCTCGGCGGCATCGTGTTCTCGCACCTGATCGCCGCGGTGCGCACGATGAACGAGCCGTGCGAGAAGGACGAGCTGCTCGCGTGCGGCCACCGACTCTTCCGTGCCGTCGCGGTGATCCAGGAGGCGAGCGTCGCGCACTACCTGCAGCGGATGCGCGGCCGGCTGGCCGAGCGCGAGGAGCGGCTGCGCGGCTTCAACCGCGCGCTGACGCACGAGCTGAAGAACCAGATCGGCGCGGTGCTCGGCGCCGGCGACCTGCTCGCGCTGGAGGGGCTGCCCGACGACCAGCGCCCGCGGCTGCTCGACATCGTGCGGCGCAACGCGGCCGGCATGCGCGCGACGCTCGACAACCTGATCGAGCTCTCGCGCCTCGATCCCGACTCGCGCCAGCAGCGGCGCGTCCTGCTGCCGCAGGCGGTGGCCGAGGCGGTGCGGCAGCTGCGCGACGCGGCGCGGATGGCGGGCGTCGAGGTGCGCGTGGGCGAGCTGCCACGCGTCGAGGTGAGCGCGGCGGCCGTCGAGCTGGCGACGGTCAACTACCTCTCGAACGCCATCAAGTACGCCGATCCCGACGCGCCCGTGCGCTGGGCCGAGGTGCGCGGCCACACGAGCGAGGCGGGGCCGGACGGGGCGCCGGAGACGGTCGTCGAGGTGCGCGACAACGGGCTCGGCGTACCGGAGGAGGCGAGAGCGCAGCTGTTCGCGCGCGGGTTCCGCGCGCACATCGAGTCGGTGACCGGCGTCGAGGGCACGGGGCTCGGGCTCAGCATCGTGCGCGACGCGGTGGAGGCGCTGGGCGGCCGCGTGTGGGCCGCGTTCCCGCCCGAGGGCGGCGCGTGCTTCGCGTTCGCGCTGCCGGCGCGCCGCGCGGGCGAGTTCGCTACCGCAGCTCGGCCGGCGTGA
- a CDS encoding DUF983 domain-containing protein, with protein MSAVPRPARTTETELEVPSLARGLRLLGRFLRLRCPHCGGGPVLARWRVGMPWGVIRDRCPACHFRYERSDDGYFAAAMLINLITSELLFAFSFAVAILATWPEVPWDGLTYYAAAAMLLFPLLFYPVSKVLWLTIDVMLRPVTPAELR; from the coding sequence ATGTCCGCCGTCCCCCGCCCCGCCCGCACCACCGAGACCGAGCTCGAGGTCCCCTCGCTCGCGCGCGGCCTGCGCCTGCTCGGGCGCTTCCTGCGGCTGCGCTGCCCGCACTGCGGCGGCGGGCCGGTGCTCGCGCGCTGGCGCGTCGGCATGCCGTGGGGCGTGATCCGCGACCGCTGCCCGGCGTGCCACTTCCGCTACGAGCGCAGCGACGACGGCTACTTCGCGGCCGCGATGCTGATCAACCTCATCACGTCCGAGCTGCTGTTCGCGTTCTCGTTCGCCGTCGCCATCCTCGCCACGTGGCCGGAGGTCCCGTGGGACGGGCTGACGTACTACGCGGCGGCGGCGATGCTGCTCTTCCCGCTGCTGTTCTACCCGGTCTCGAAGGTGCTCTGGCTGACGATCGACGTGATGCTGCGCCCCGTCACGCCGGCCGAGCTGCGGTAG
- a CDS encoding TetR/AcrR family transcriptional regulator: MPGTKAPESARREQILTAAYEVAAREGLEGTTILQVAAAAQLSPGLVMFHFKSKRFLLLALLDWLLATTTVLHVGGDIAALASPYDRLIALLRQEMHRLSREPLRIRLTFDYWTAGIRDAEIRARVSAELKRYRDAFQPLARAVLEAEPARFAGVTPEGLAAVSVSFIKGCAVQSMLDPERFDIAQYLAAAEGLMAQFGAPAATH, encoded by the coding sequence ATGCCAGGCACCAAGGCGCCCGAGAGCGCGCGACGCGAGCAGATCCTGACCGCGGCCTACGAGGTCGCGGCACGCGAGGGGCTCGAGGGCACCACCATCCTCCAGGTGGCGGCCGCCGCGCAGCTGAGCCCGGGGCTGGTCATGTTCCACTTCAAGAGCAAGCGCTTCCTCCTGCTGGCGCTGCTCGACTGGCTGCTGGCGACGACGACGGTGCTCCACGTCGGCGGCGACATCGCCGCCCTCGCGTCGCCGTACGACCGGCTGATCGCGCTGCTGCGCCAGGAGATGCACCGGCTGTCGCGCGAGCCGCTGCGCATCCGCCTGACGTTCGACTACTGGACGGCCGGCATCCGCGACGCGGAGATCCGCGCGCGCGTCAGCGCGGAGCTGAAGCGCTACCGCGACGCCTTCCAGCCGCTCGCGCGCGCGGTGCTGGAGGCCGAGCCCGCGCGCTTCGCGGGCGTGACGCCCGAGGGGCTCGCCGCGGTCAGCGTCAGCTTCATCAAGGGGTGCGCGGTGCAGTCGATGCTCGACCCCGAGCGCTTCGACATCGCCCAGTACCTCGCGGCGGCCGAGGGCCTCATGGCGCAGTTCGGCGCCCCGGCCGCGACGCACTGA